In Onychostoma macrolepis isolate SWU-2019 chromosome 14, ASM1243209v1, whole genome shotgun sequence, a single window of DNA contains:
- the med7 gene encoding mediator of RNA polymerase II transcription subunit 7 — MGEPQQVSALPPPPMQYIKEYTDENVRKGLAPKPPPPVRDSYMMFGNQFQCDDLIIRPLESQGIERLHPMQFDHKRELKKLNMSILVNFLDLLDILIKSPGSIKREEKLEDLKLLFVHIHHLINEYRPHQARETLRVMMEVQKRQRLETAERFQKHLERVVEMIQGCLASLPDDLPQPSSSSMGEAGGAASAGESRLKTEPMDVDETGLSCMVAQTDKNVPSKKDKVWDKDAAMCSIIDEMT; from the coding sequence ATGGGGGAGCCACAGCAGGTCAGTGCTCTTCCACCGCCTCCGATGCAGTATATCAAGGAGTACACGGATGAAAATGTGCGAAAGGGACTGGCCCCCAAACCCCCTCCTCCTGTTCGAGATAGTTACATGATGTTTGGCAATCAGTTCCAATGCGATGATCTCATTATTCGACCACTGGAGAGCCAAGGCATCGAGCGCCTTCATCCTATGCAGTTTGACCACAAAAGAGAGCTGAAGAAACTAAATATGTCCATCCTGGTCAACTTTCTGGACCTTCTGGACATCCTCATCAAAAGCCCAGGCAGCATTAAGCGAGAGGAGAAGCTGGAGGACTTGAAACTCCTTTTTGTCCACATACATCACCTTATCAACGAGTACCGTCCCCACCAGGCCAGAGAGACGCTACGGGTCATGATGGAGGTTCAGAAGAGACAGAGGCTGGAGACGGCTGAGCGTTTCCAGAAGCATTTGGAGCGGGTGGTGGAGATGATCCAGGGGTGTCTTGCCTCGCTGCCTGATGATTTGCCACAACCCAGCAGCTCCAGCATGGGAGAGGCTGGTGGCGCGGCTTCAGCTGGAGAATCCAGACTGAAAACTGAGCCTATGGATGTAGATGAGACGGGTCTTAGCTGCATGGTTGCACAAACGGACAAGAATGTGCCCAGTAAGAAGGACAAAGTGTGGGATAAGGATGCTGCAATGTGCAGTATTATTGATGAGATGACTTGA
- the lonrf1 gene encoding LON peptidase N-terminal domain and RING finger protein 1 — protein sequence MKEPSMDLLECPICLFLMCEPVTMSCGHSFCRRCMGAFLPPRCPTCKDRLKQRDAKNIKNNVLLFSVIEKCCPEETKMKCHIQEKLKTSEFTEALRIADEGIEMAPEDVSLKVWRAEACMGLRRFSDALRDLDDLCCVRPNWTEGFFRKGNVLLEMGKQTEALIQFYRCLKQHPDFAPAKNQIKKILEAEGMAVPEEVSRILHVVSEYLQDPCPITSSVSPSCPDGQRYSHNNAEGQSDPGQNAPKVKHGTSGECCLSLCQAVSFLPTAEDDEELMMKREEKQNRGMCSVGRESCLSVLTVTDFECPLCIRLFYEPVTTPCGHTFCKNCIERSLDHNLRCPLCKQPLQEYFKNRKYNPTVLLQEIMSRLFPQQLAERKQVHEAEMAELSNLTKDIPIFVCTVAYPGIPCPLHIFEPRYRLMMRRCMETGTKKFGMCSYEHGKGFADYGCMLDILDLELLPDGRSYVETVGGSRFRVLRRGQRDGYHTADIEYLEDHKVEGAELELLLRLHDSVYQQAREWYHRLNSRIQEQISRQYGIMPEKEDDIQASANGPAWCWWLLSVLQLDPAYQTTVLSLTSLKDRLGHLRIVLEYFSQS from the exons ATGAAAGAGCCGAGCATGGATCTGCTGGAGTGTCCGATCTGTCTGTTCCTCATGTGCGAGCCAGTGACTATGAGCTGCGGTCACTCTTTCTGCAGGAGATGCATGGGAGCTTTCCTGCCCCCGCGATGCCCCACATGCAAAGACCGATTGAAACAGAGAGATGCgaaaaacatcaaaaacaatGTGTTACTCTTCAGCGTCATTGAGAAATGTTGCCCCGAAGAGACTAAGATGAAATGTCACATTCAAGAGAAACTGAAAACGAGCGAGTTTACAGAAGCTCTGCGTATTGCTGATGAAGGGATCGAGATGG CCCCTGAAGATGTGAGTCTGAAAGTGTGGCGAGCTGAGGCCTGCATGGGCCTCCGTCGCTTTTCTGATGCCCTCCGTGACCTGGATGACCTGTGCTGTGTGCGACCCAACTGGACTGAG GGTTTCTTTCGTAAAGGGAATGTGCTTCTTGAAATGGGCAAACAGACTGAAGCCCTCATCCAGTTTTACCGTTGCCTGAAGCAGCATCCTGATTTTGCCCCTGCAAAAAATCAGATTAAGAAG ATCCTGGAAGCAGAGGGCATGGCTGTACCAGAAGAAGTTTCACGGATCCTGCATGTTGTGTCTGAGTACTTGCAAGATCCCTGTCCTATCACCAGCTCTGTAAGCCCCTCGTGTCCAGATGGTCAGCGCTACTCCCACAACAACGCTGAAGGCCAAAGTGATCCCGGGCAG AATGCACCTAAAGTGAAGCACGGCACCAGCGGCGAGTGCTGTCTGAGCCTGTGTCAGGCCGTGTCCTTCCTCCCCACTGCTGAGGATGATGAGGAACTGATGATGAAAAGAgaagagaaacaaaacagaG GTATGTGCAGTGTGGGCAGAGAGTCCTGCCTCAGCGTTCTGACAGTGACTGATTTTGAGTGCCCTCTCTGCATCAG GTTGTTCTATGAGCCGGTGACAACACCCTGTGGACACACCTTCTGCAAAAACTGCATTGAGAGAAGTCTGGACCATAATCTACGCTGTCCACTTTGTAAACAACCACTGCAGGAG TATTTTAAGAACAGGAAGTACAACCCCACCGTGCTGCTGCAGGAGATTATGTCCCGCCTCTTCCCCCAGCAGTTGGCAGAAAGGAAACAGGTGCACGAGGCGGAGATGGCAGAGCTCTCAAA TTTGACTAAGGACATCCCAATCTTTGTGTGCACGGTGGCGTACCCTGGCATCCCATGTCCGCTGCACATCTTTGAGCCTCGTTACCGTCTGATGATGCGGCGATGTATGGAGACAGGCACCAAAAAGTTTGGCATGTGCAGCTACGAGCATGGCAAAgg CTTTGCAGATTATGGCTGCATGTTGGATATTTTGGATCTGGAATTGCTTCCTGATGGTCGCTCCTATGTGGAAACAGTGGGAGGAAGTCGCTTCCGAGTGCTCAGGAGGGGACAGAGAGATGGCTACCACACAGCTGATATTGAGTACCTGGAGGACCATAAG GTCGAAGGTGCCGAGCTTGAATTACTGCTGCGTCTCCATGACAGTGTGTATCAGCAGGCAAGAGAGTGGTACCACCGTCTTAACAGCCGCATTCAGGAGCAGATCAGCCGGCAGTACGGAATCATGCCCGAGAAAGAGGACGATATACAG GCATCTGCTAATGGGCCGGCCTGGTGCTGGTGGCTGCTGTCAGTGCTGCAGTTAGATCCAGCCTATCAGACCACCGTTCTGTCTCTGACCTCCCTGAAGGACAGACTGGGTCATCTACGTATCGTACTAGAATACTTCTCTCAGAGCTAG